A window of the Equus przewalskii isolate Varuska chromosome 10, EquPr2, whole genome shotgun sequence genome harbors these coding sequences:
- the TRPV2 gene encoding transient receptor potential cation channel subfamily V member 2 isoform X2, with product MTSPPSPLDFRLETSDEVQEEDAKVDKGKLGHGDGPPPMESPFQGEDRNFSPQIKVNLKYRKGAGASQPDPNRFDRDRLFSVVSRGVPEDLAGLPEYLRRTSKYLTDSEYTEGSTGKTCLMKAVLNLRDGANACILPLLQIDKDSGNPRPLVNAQCSDEYYRGHSALHIAIEKRSLQCVKLLVENGADVHARACGHFFQKKSQGTCFYFGELPLSLAACTKQWDVVTYLLENPHQPANLQAADSLGNTALHALVMIADNSEENSALVIRMYDGLLRAGARLCPAVQLEDIPNLQGLTPLKLAAKEGKIEIFRHILQREFSGPCQPLSRKFTEWCYGPVRVSLYDLASVDSWEENSVLEIIAFHCRSPHRHRMVVLEPLNKLLQAKWDLLIPRFFFNFLCYLIYMFIFTAVAYHQPALEKAFSPMKVTAGNSMLLLGHILILLGGVYLLVGQLWYFWRRRLFIWISFMDSYFEILFLVQALLTVLSQVLCFLAVEWYLPLLVSSLVLGWLNLLYYTRGLQHTGIYSVMIQKVILRDLLRFLLVYLVFLFGFAVALVSLSREAWVPQVPTGPNVTEAVQSGAGQHDEEGSTAPYRGILDASLELFKFTIGMGELAFQDQLRFRGVVLLLLLAYVLLTYILLLNMLIALMSETVNSVATDSWSIWKLQKAISVLEMEKGYWWCRRKKQRAGVLLTVGTRPDGSPDERWCFRVEEVNWAAWEQTLPTVCEEPSGSSGAGTMKNPALTSQPGEESASEGDQLPLQLRESH from the exons ATGACCTCGCCCCCCAGCCCTCTGGATTTCAGGCTTGAGACATCGGATGAAGTCCAAGAAGAGGATGCTAAGGTGGACAAAGGAAAATTGGGCCATGGGGATGGGCCACCCCCCATGGAGTCACCATTCCAGGGCGAGGACCGGAACTTCTCCCCTCAGATCAAAGTGAACCTCAAGTACCGAAAGGGAGCAGGTGCCAG CCAGCCAGACCCAAACCGCTTTGACCGTGACCGGCTCTTCAGCGTGGTCTCCCGGGGTGTCCCCGAGGACCTGGCTGGGCTACCAGAATATCTGCGCCGGACCAGCAAGTACCTCACGGACTCAGAGTACACAG aGGGCTCTACGGGGAAGACGTGCCTGATGAAGGCCGTGCTGAACCTTCGAGACGGGGCCAACGCCTGCATCCTGCCACTGCTGCAGATTGACAAGGACTCTGGAAATCCCCGGCCCCTGGTCAACGCCCAGTGCTCAGATGAGTACTACCGAGGCCACAGTGCCCTGCACATTGCCATCGAGAAGAGGAGCCTGCAGTGTGTGAAGCTCCTGGTGGAAAATGGGGCAGATGTGCATGCCCGGGCCTGTGGCCACTTCTTCCAGAAAAAGAGCCAAGGGACTTGCTTCTATTTCG GTGAGCTGCCCCTGTCTCTGGCCGCGTGCACCAAGCAGTGGGATGTCGTGACCTACCTCCTGGAGAACCCGCACCAGCCCGCCAACCTGCAGGCCGCCGACTCGCTGGGCAACACGGCCCTGCATGCCTTGGTGATGATCGCAGACAACTCGGAGGAGAACAGCGCCCTGGTGATCCGGATGTACGACGGGCTCCTCCGCGCTGGGGCCCGCCTCTGCCCTGCTGTGCAGCTCGAGGACATCCCCAACCTGCAGGGCCTCACGCCCCTGAAGCTGGCCGCAAAGGAGGGCAAAATCGAG ATTTTCAGACACATCCTGCAGCGGGAGTTCTCGGGGCCATGCCAGCCCCTTTCCCGCAAGTTCACTGAGTGGTGCTACGGGCCTGTCCGGGTGTCTCTGTATGACCTGGCCTCTGTGGACAGCTGGGAGGAGAACTCAGTGCTGGAGATCATCGCCTTTCATTGCAGAAGCCCG CACCGACACCGAATGGTGGTTTTGGAGCCGCTGAACAAACTGCTGCAGGCGAAATGGGACCTGCTTATCCCCAGGTTCTTCTTCAACTTCCTGTGTTACTTGATCTACATGTTCATCTTCACTGCTGTTGCCTACCACCAGCCTGCCCTGGAGAAG GCCTTCTCCCCCATGAAAGTGACAGCCGGAAACTCCATGCTGCTCCTGGGCCACATCCTGATCCTGCTTGGGGGGGTCTACCTCCTCGTGGGCCAG CTGTGGTACTTCTGGAGGCGCCGTCTGTTCATCTGGATCTCATTCATGGACAGCTACTTTGAAATTCTCTT CCTGGTCCAGGCCCTGCTCACAGTGCTGTCCCAGGTGCTGTGTTTCCTGGCCGTCGAGTGGTACCTGCCCCTGCTTGTGTCCTCGCTGGTGCTGGGCTGGCTGAACCTGCTTTACTATACACGCGGCTTGCAGCACACAGGCATCTACAGTGTCATGATCCAGAAG GTCATCCTGCGGGACCTGCTCCGCTTCCTTCTGGTCTACTTAGTCTTCCTTTTCGGCTTCGCTGTAG ccctggTGAGCCTCAGCCGGGAGGCCTGGGTTCCCCAGGTCCCCACAGGCCCCAATGTCACAGAGGCAGTGCAGTCCGGGGCGGGACAGCATGATGAGGAGGGCAGCACGGCCCCATACAGGGGCATCCTGGACGCCTCCTTGGAGCTCTTCAAATTCACCATTGGCATGGGCGAGCTGGCCTTCCAGGACCAGCTGCGCTTCCGTGGGGtggtgctgctgctcctgctggcctACGTGCTGCTCACCTACATCCTGCTGCTCAACATGCTCATCGCCCTCATGAGCGAGACCGTCAACAGCGTGGCCACCGACAGCTGGAGCATCTGGAAGCTGCAG AAAGCCATCTCTGtcctggagatggagaaaggctaCTGGTGGTGCAGGAGGAAGAAGCAGCGAGCAGGTGTGTTGCTGACCGTTGGCACCAGGCCGGACGGTAGCCCTGACGAGCGCTGGTGCTTCAG GGTGGAGGAAGTGAACTGGGCTGCATGGGAGCAGACGCTGCCTACAGTGTGTGAAGAGCCATCAGGGTCAAGCGGCGCTG GTACCATGAAGAATCCAGCCCTGACCTCCCAACCAGGGGAGGAGAGTGCCTCGGAGGGAGATCAGCTGCCCCTCCAGCTCCGGGAGTCCCACTGA
- the TRPV2 gene encoding transient receptor potential cation channel subfamily V member 2 isoform X1, whose product MTSPPSPLDFRLETSDEVQEEDAKVDKGKLGHGDGPPPMESPFQGEDRNFSPQIKVNLKYRKGAGASQPDPNRFDRDRLFSVVSRGVPEDLAGLPEYLRRTSKYLTDSEYTEGSTGKTCLMKAVLNLRDGANACILPLLQIDKDSGNPRPLVNAQCSDEYYRGHSALHIAIEKRSLQCVKLLVENGADVHARACGHFFQKKSQGTCFYFGELPLSLAACTKQWDVVTYLLENPHQPANLQAADSLGNTALHALVMIADNSEENSALVIRMYDGLLRAGARLCPAVQLEDIPNLQGLTPLKLAAKEGKIEIFRHILQREFSGPCQPLSRKFTEWCYGPVRVSLYDLASVDSWEENSVLEIIAFHCRSPHRHRMVVLEPLNKLLQAKWDLLIPRFFFNFLCYLIYMFIFTAVAYHQPALEKQAFSPMKVTAGNSMLLLGHILILLGGVYLLVGQLWYFWRRRLFIWISFMDSYFEILFLVQALLTVLSQVLCFLAVEWYLPLLVSSLVLGWLNLLYYTRGLQHTGIYSVMIQKVILRDLLRFLLVYLVFLFGFAVALVSLSREAWVPQVPTGPNVTEAVQSGAGQHDEEGSTAPYRGILDASLELFKFTIGMGELAFQDQLRFRGVVLLLLLAYVLLTYILLLNMLIALMSETVNSVATDSWSIWKLQKAISVLEMEKGYWWCRRKKQRAGVLLTVGTRPDGSPDERWCFRVEEVNWAAWEQTLPTVCEEPSGSSGAGTMKNPALTSQPGEESASEGDQLPLQLRESH is encoded by the exons ATGACCTCGCCCCCCAGCCCTCTGGATTTCAGGCTTGAGACATCGGATGAAGTCCAAGAAGAGGATGCTAAGGTGGACAAAGGAAAATTGGGCCATGGGGATGGGCCACCCCCCATGGAGTCACCATTCCAGGGCGAGGACCGGAACTTCTCCCCTCAGATCAAAGTGAACCTCAAGTACCGAAAGGGAGCAGGTGCCAG CCAGCCAGACCCAAACCGCTTTGACCGTGACCGGCTCTTCAGCGTGGTCTCCCGGGGTGTCCCCGAGGACCTGGCTGGGCTACCAGAATATCTGCGCCGGACCAGCAAGTACCTCACGGACTCAGAGTACACAG aGGGCTCTACGGGGAAGACGTGCCTGATGAAGGCCGTGCTGAACCTTCGAGACGGGGCCAACGCCTGCATCCTGCCACTGCTGCAGATTGACAAGGACTCTGGAAATCCCCGGCCCCTGGTCAACGCCCAGTGCTCAGATGAGTACTACCGAGGCCACAGTGCCCTGCACATTGCCATCGAGAAGAGGAGCCTGCAGTGTGTGAAGCTCCTGGTGGAAAATGGGGCAGATGTGCATGCCCGGGCCTGTGGCCACTTCTTCCAGAAAAAGAGCCAAGGGACTTGCTTCTATTTCG GTGAGCTGCCCCTGTCTCTGGCCGCGTGCACCAAGCAGTGGGATGTCGTGACCTACCTCCTGGAGAACCCGCACCAGCCCGCCAACCTGCAGGCCGCCGACTCGCTGGGCAACACGGCCCTGCATGCCTTGGTGATGATCGCAGACAACTCGGAGGAGAACAGCGCCCTGGTGATCCGGATGTACGACGGGCTCCTCCGCGCTGGGGCCCGCCTCTGCCCTGCTGTGCAGCTCGAGGACATCCCCAACCTGCAGGGCCTCACGCCCCTGAAGCTGGCCGCAAAGGAGGGCAAAATCGAG ATTTTCAGACACATCCTGCAGCGGGAGTTCTCGGGGCCATGCCAGCCCCTTTCCCGCAAGTTCACTGAGTGGTGCTACGGGCCTGTCCGGGTGTCTCTGTATGACCTGGCCTCTGTGGACAGCTGGGAGGAGAACTCAGTGCTGGAGATCATCGCCTTTCATTGCAGAAGCCCG CACCGACACCGAATGGTGGTTTTGGAGCCGCTGAACAAACTGCTGCAGGCGAAATGGGACCTGCTTATCCCCAGGTTCTTCTTCAACTTCCTGTGTTACTTGATCTACATGTTCATCTTCACTGCTGTTGCCTACCACCAGCCTGCCCTGGAGAAG CAGGCCTTCTCCCCCATGAAAGTGACAGCCGGAAACTCCATGCTGCTCCTGGGCCACATCCTGATCCTGCTTGGGGGGGTCTACCTCCTCGTGGGCCAG CTGTGGTACTTCTGGAGGCGCCGTCTGTTCATCTGGATCTCATTCATGGACAGCTACTTTGAAATTCTCTT CCTGGTCCAGGCCCTGCTCACAGTGCTGTCCCAGGTGCTGTGTTTCCTGGCCGTCGAGTGGTACCTGCCCCTGCTTGTGTCCTCGCTGGTGCTGGGCTGGCTGAACCTGCTTTACTATACACGCGGCTTGCAGCACACAGGCATCTACAGTGTCATGATCCAGAAG GTCATCCTGCGGGACCTGCTCCGCTTCCTTCTGGTCTACTTAGTCTTCCTTTTCGGCTTCGCTGTAG ccctggTGAGCCTCAGCCGGGAGGCCTGGGTTCCCCAGGTCCCCACAGGCCCCAATGTCACAGAGGCAGTGCAGTCCGGGGCGGGACAGCATGATGAGGAGGGCAGCACGGCCCCATACAGGGGCATCCTGGACGCCTCCTTGGAGCTCTTCAAATTCACCATTGGCATGGGCGAGCTGGCCTTCCAGGACCAGCTGCGCTTCCGTGGGGtggtgctgctgctcctgctggcctACGTGCTGCTCACCTACATCCTGCTGCTCAACATGCTCATCGCCCTCATGAGCGAGACCGTCAACAGCGTGGCCACCGACAGCTGGAGCATCTGGAAGCTGCAG AAAGCCATCTCTGtcctggagatggagaaaggctaCTGGTGGTGCAGGAGGAAGAAGCAGCGAGCAGGTGTGTTGCTGACCGTTGGCACCAGGCCGGACGGTAGCCCTGACGAGCGCTGGTGCTTCAG GGTGGAGGAAGTGAACTGGGCTGCATGGGAGCAGACGCTGCCTACAGTGTGTGAAGAGCCATCAGGGTCAAGCGGCGCTG GTACCATGAAGAATCCAGCCCTGACCTCCCAACCAGGGGAGGAGAGTGCCTCGGAGGGAGATCAGCTGCCCCTCCAGCTCCGGGAGTCCCACTGA